Part of the Bacillus sp. N1-1 genome, GTAATGGGCAAATCTGTTCCTCCTTAAAGGCATCATGTGATTCTATGGATAGTTTACCACATGACAGGATGAGGACAAATACAGACGCTTCTCTAAAAGTAGCTTTCGGCATGAAAAAGTAAAATCCTTTAATAAATCCACTCTTTATATTTCCTAATAAGGAGAAAAAAATCCCCCCATTGTTGGAGGGATAAAAAGAGAGTTTGGTTTGGAAGTGATTTTAAATCTTTGAATTACATAACCTTAGACAATTAAACAGTAAAGCGTTGTTGCTCAAGAACGGTAGCAGCAATTTCGCGTTTCTTGGCAATTACGTTAATTGGCGTGTAGCGGGAAAGTTTACGAAGTGCAGAAATCATCATTCTTAGAGAATCGCCAGTTTCAACAGCAACCAATGTTTCTTTCGCATGTGCCTCAATGCGATTGAATGCTTCCTGACAGAAAACTTGTGTAAGAAGAAGCTTTTGGTTCTGCTTTTCTGCACTCGTTTTGTTGATCGCTTTTTCAGTGCGTAGGACAGCTGATTCCATTGAGTAGATTTCACTCACGATATCTGCAATGTTTGATAAAACTTCTTGCTCCTTATCAAGCGCTTTGCCATACTTTTGCACCGCTGTTCCAGCAGCCAACAACATGATTTTCTTCGCCATCGCAACAAGGTGCTTTTCTTGTTCAAGTGGCGCATCCCCAATTTCTTGAGGTGTAAGCATCATAAGTTCTTCTTGAAGAGCTGTTGCTTTTTCAAGTAGTGGTAATTCACCTTTCATCGTTTTGCGAATTAGCGTTCCAGGAACAAGAAGGCGGTTAATTTCATTCGTTCCTTCAAAAATACGATTGATTCGAGAATCACGATACATTTTCTCAACTTCATATTCAGACATAAACCCATAACCACCGTGAATTTGAACGGCTTCATCAGCAACGTAATCAAGTGATTCAGAAGCAAACACTTTATTTAGCGAGCATTCAATTGCATATTCAGCGATCGATTCAGCTACTTTCGCGCCATCTTTCTGCTCTTCATCCGAGAGTTTTCCAAGCTTCTGTTCGAAAAGCCCACCTGTACGATAAGTCGAACTTTCCGTTGCGTATGTTGCAACAGCCATGTTCGCTAGCTTCTCTTGGATGAGAGAGAATTTTGCAATCGGCGTATTAAATTGTTTACGCTCAAGAGCATATTTAGCTGAAAGCTCAATGCCCCGCTTCATCGCTCCTATTGTCCCTACGGCAAGCTTATAGCGGCCCACATTCAGGATGTTAAAAGCAATGATATGCCCTTTCCCTGGTTCTCCAAGAAGATTTTCTTTCGGAACTGCGACATCATCTAGAATAAGCGTTCTCGTAGAAGAACCTTTAATTCCCATTTTCTTTTCTTCTGGTCCAGTGGAAAGGCCTTTCGAATCTTTTTCTACAATAAAGGCTGAGAAGTGCTCACCATCAATTTTTGCATAAACAACAAACACATCTGCAAACGCTGAGTTTGTAATCCATTGCTTCTCACCGCTTAAAAGATAGTGAGTACCTTCTGCATTAAGCTTAGCCGTTGTTTTTGCACCAAGAGCATCTGATCCTGAACCAGGCTCTGTTAGAGCATACGCAGCAATCTTGGCTCCTGAAGCAAGCCCAGGCAGATACTTTTTCTTTTGTTCTTCGTTTCCGAAAAAGACAATCGGTAGCGAGCCAATACCAACATGGGCACCGTAGCTTAATGAAAATGAACGGGCACGAGCGAACTTTTCAGTAATGACGGATGAGCTGATTTTATCTAGCCCAAGGCCACCGTACTCTTCTGGAACGTCTGCACCGAGTAGACCGAGATCTCCAGCTTTTTCAAGAAGCTTACGAGAGATGTCAAACTCATGGTTTTCAATCTTATCAAGCTCTGGAACAACTTCTTTTACGACGAAGTCTTCCGTTGTTTT contains:
- a CDS encoding acyl-CoA dehydrogenase family protein → MSNTMNKTIKGASFLVEDQTAEDIFTPEDFSDEHVMMGKTTEDFVVKEVVPELDKIENHEFDISRKLLEKAGDLGLLGADVPEEYGGLGLDKISSSVITEKFARARSFSLSYGAHVGIGSLPIVFFGNEEQKKKYLPGLASGAKIAAYALTEPGSGSDALGAKTTAKLNAEGTHYLLSGEKQWITNSAFADVFVVYAKIDGEHFSAFIVEKDSKGLSTGPEEKKMGIKGSSTRTLILDDVAVPKENLLGEPGKGHIIAFNILNVGRYKLAVGTIGAMKRGIELSAKYALERKQFNTPIAKFSLIQEKLANMAVATYATESSTYRTGGLFEQKLGKLSDEEQKDGAKVAESIAEYAIECSLNKVFASESLDYVADEAVQIHGGYGFMSEYEVEKMYRDSRINRIFEGTNEINRLLVPGTLIRKTMKGELPLLEKATALQEELMMLTPQEIGDAPLEQEKHLVAMAKKIMLLAAGTAVQKYGKALDKEQEVLSNIADIVSEIYSMESAVLRTEKAINKTSAEKQNQKLLLTQVFCQEAFNRIEAHAKETLVAVETGDSLRMMISALRKLSRYTPINVIAKKREIAATVLEQQRFTV